In Primulina eburnea isolate SZY01 chromosome 5, ASM2296580v1, whole genome shotgun sequence, a single window of DNA contains:
- the LOC140832452 gene encoding beta-glucuronosyltransferase GlcAT14C: MNRARFRFVSTRKCSAPIILISISVIVLIFILILSSSKPSNSSFSGLSSVNPDSIGSLNREDDVVLPGLPRLAYFISGTSGDGMRMKRLLQALYHPRNHYLLHLDFEASEVERLELVKYAKSEAAMRDFKNVMVVGKGNLLISKGPTMMASTLHGIAILLKQAKHWDWFINLGASDYPLMPQDDILHIFSYLPRDLNFLEHTSDLGWKEQQRARPIIIDPGLYHSKRSGVFWAKERRSIPASFKLFTGSSNVILTRPFLEFCIWGWDNLPRTLLMYYTNFLSSPEGYFHTVMCNHKDYQNTTVNNDLHYVKWDDPLKEQPSNLTVKQFDDMVQSGAPFAHQISENDRLLDRIDKELLKRSPERITPGGWCSGTFGINKDPCMVYGSSDVVRPSLSSKRLEKLVLELLDPENFRSKQCK; encoded by the exons ATGAACCGAGCTCGATTCCGATTTGTTTCGACCCGAAAATGCTCAGCACCGATAATCTTGATCTCCATTTCGGTTATCGTACTGATTTTCATTCTAATTTTATCCAGTTCCAAACCCAGTAATTCATCTTTCTCTGGTTTGAGTTCAGTCAACCCGGATTCCATAGGTTCGCTCAATCGAGAAGATGATGTCGTGTTACCCGGGTTGCCCCGGCTCGCTTACTTCATCTCGGGTACAAGTGGAGACGGCATGAGAATGAAGAGGCTGCTTCAGGCGTTGTACCATCCACGGAATCACTACTTGCTCCATCTCGATTTTGAGGCATCTGAAGTTGAAAGGCTCGAGCTTGTCAAGTACGCCAAGTCCGAAGCGGCGATGAGGGATTTCAAGAATGTGATGGTGGTAGGGAAGGGTAATCTGCTCATTTCAAAGGGGCCGACGATGATGGCTTCCACGCTTCATGGGATTGCTATTCTGTTGAAGCAGGCGAAGCATTGGGATTGGTTTATTAATCTCGGGGCTTCGGATTACCCCCTCATGCCTCAAGATG ACATCCTACATATCTTCTCTTACCTGCCGAGAGATCTTAACTTCCTTGAGCATACTAGTGACTTAGGTTGGAAAGA ACAACAAAGAGCTCGGCCTATAATAATAGATCCTGGCTTATATCACTCCAAGAGATCTGGTGTTTTCTGGGCTAAAGAGAGAAGATCAATCCCTGCTTCTTTCAAGTTATTCACCG GGTCGTCAAATGTGATTCTCACGAGGCCATTTCTTGAATTCTGCATTTGGGGTTGGGATAACCTTCCACGCACTCTTCTTATGTACTACACAAACTTCCTCTCGTCCCCTGAGGGCTATTTCCACACGGTGATGTGTAACCATAAAGACTATCAGAACACAACAGTGAACAATGACTTGCATTACGTAAAATGGGACGATCCTTTGAAGGAACAGCCTTCAAATTTAACAGTCAAACAGTTTGATGATATGGTCCAGAGTGGAGCCCCCTTTGCTCATCAAATTTCTGAGAATGACCGTTTACTCGACCGAATTGATAAGGAGCTGCTGAAAAGATCTCCTGAGAGAATAACCCCTGGCGGTTGGTGTTCGGGGACATTTGGGATAAACAAAGACCCTTGTATGGTCTATGGGAGCTCAGATGTCGTTAGGCCATCCTTGAGTTCGAAAAGATTGGAGAAACTTGTGCTTGAGCTTCTTGATCCCGAAAATTTTCGATCAAAACAATGTAAATAA